The proteins below are encoded in one region of Mycobacterium botniense:
- a CDS encoding gluconokinase, producing MLGGVQHSAAGAGPPIVVMGVSGSGKSTVGAALARRLRVPFADADALHPPANIAKMRAGEPLTDEDRHPWLDAVGEWLAEHSDGGVMSCSALKRTYRDQLRARCAPIRFVHLSGSPELIERRHVSRPGHFMPTALLTSQFDTLEPLGPDERGVVIDVSGTVEAVVETVLARSGMTDRSPHPNS from the coding sequence ATGCTCGGCGGCGTGCAGCACAGCGCGGCCGGTGCCGGCCCGCCGATCGTCGTCATGGGTGTGTCGGGTTCGGGCAAATCGACGGTAGGTGCGGCGCTGGCGCGCCGCTTACGGGTGCCGTTCGCGGATGCCGACGCCCTGCACCCGCCGGCGAATATCGCCAAAATGCGTGCCGGTGAACCACTGACCGACGAGGACCGCCATCCGTGGCTGGACGCGGTCGGGGAGTGGCTGGCTGAGCACAGTGACGGCGGGGTGATGAGCTGCTCAGCGCTCAAGCGCACATACCGGGACCAGCTCCGTGCGCGCTGCGCGCCGATCCGGTTCGTGCATTTATCGGGTTCACCGGAGCTGATCGAACGCCGCCATGTGAGCCGGCCGGGGCACTTCATGCCGACGGCGCTGCTCACCTCGCAGTTCGACACCCTCGAGCCGCTCGGCCCCGATGAGCGTGGTGTGGTCATCGATGTCAGTGGGACTGTCGAAGCGGTGGTCGAGACCGTCCTGGCCCGGTCGGGTATGACCGATCGATCACCGCACCCTAACAGCTGA